The window AAGGGGCTGCCAGACAGCCCCTTTTTTGTATTCAGCCTGAATTTGCCACTAATCGCCGTAATGGACGGAGGGCAAAATAGCGCCAAGGAGGTGAGCGCATGGCCAAGTCCAGCAAATCGGGCTGCTGCGACAGCAGCGCCGACAAGAGCCGTTCCGCGGCGTTATCCGACTTCTCCGCCGAAATATGCCCGTCGTCTCCGTCCAAGAAGAATAAGGACAAGTCGAAATAATACCCGGAAGGCCGCGACGGAGGTCGCGGCCTTCCCTCTTCCGTCTGTGCCGGCGCGGGAATATTTTGCCGTCCGGCGTTTACAAGCCCGCCCCGGCATAGTATAATACAGTTAGTTAACCGTTTCACCGTATATGGTTAACGTTTTTTAATGCCAATATTGTAAACCGTCATAGTGCACATAGTTAACAAGGAGGCTGCGATGAGTATCCAACTGATAACCGCCCTGGGTGAGAAGGTGCTGAGCGGCGCGGCGCTGAGCTTTTCCGAGGCGATGGACCTCACGCGGGTCGGCGCGGCCGACGTCCCGCTGCTGATGGCGATGGCCAGCAAGGTGCGCGCCGAGTTCTGCGGCGCTGCCGTCGATACCTGCGAGATCGTCAACGCCCGCTCCGGCAATTGTTCGGAGGATTGCCGGTTTTGCGCCCAGTCGGCCCACCACCGGGCGGCTATCGCCATCCATCCCCTCCTGGACGAGGCGGCGCTGCTGGCGGCGGCGAAAACGGCCGAGAGCGACGGCGCGCGGCGTTTCTCGATCGTCACCGCGGGTGCGGGCATGCAGGATGACGACGATTTCCCCCGCGTGCTGGCGGCGATAAAACGGATCAAACAAGAGACGGGGGTAATCCCCTGCTGTTCGCTGGGAGTGCTCGACGCCAGTCACTTCGCCGCACTGAAGGCGGCCGGCGTCACCCGCTACCACCACAACCTGGAGACGGCGGAAAGCCACTATCCGGCGATCTGCACCACCCACTCCTGGCAGGAGCGGGTGGACACGGTGAAGCGGGCCAAGGCGGCCGGGCTGGAGGTGTGCTCGGGGGGCATCATCGGCATGGACGAGAGCTGGCGCCAGCGCGTCGAACTGGCTTTCACCCTCAGGGAGCTTGATGTCGATTCGGTTCCCGTCAATATACTGAACCCTGTGCCCGGCACCGCCCTTGAGGAGCAGCCGCCGCTGCCGCCACTGGAAATTTTCCGGACACTGGCCATTTTCCGCCTCCTCCTCCCTGCCAAGACGATCCGCTACGCCGGCGGCCGGGAGAAAGCGCTCGGCGACCTCGTGCCCCTCGGCCTGCTGGCCGGCGTCAACGGCATGCTCATCGGCAACTACCTCACGACCGCCGGCCGGGGCGCCGAGCGCGACATCGCCGCCGCCCGCGGCCTCGGACTGAGACCGTTGTCCTCCTTGGACGCCTGTTAATCAGCCTCCGTTTCGCGGTTTTCGCCAACCATCGGGGCGGCGACCGTGCTAATAAACCCGCCTTGGGCGGGTTTTTCTTTTTGCGAGCCGATAAAGGATTTAGTTGCCGTTACGGTTAAGATAATAGGACTAATACGACGGCAGGAGGCGTTTTCTCATGGGTGAAGGAGATTGCCTTGTAATTCCGGGAGTGTACCGCCACTACAAGGGGAATATGTACCGGGTGATAGGCGAGGCCACCCACAGCGAGACGATGGAG of the Sporomusaceae bacterium genome contains:
- the bioB gene encoding biotin synthase BioB, whose protein sequence is MSIQLITALGEKVLSGAALSFSEAMDLTRVGAADVPLLMAMASKVRAEFCGAAVDTCEIVNARSGNCSEDCRFCAQSAHHRAAIAIHPLLDEAALLAAAKTAESDGARRFSIVTAGAGMQDDDDFPRVLAAIKRIKQETGVIPCCSLGVLDASHFAALKAAGVTRYHHNLETAESHYPAICTTHSWQERVDTVKRAKAAGLEVCSGGIIGMDESWRQRVELAFTLRELDVDSVPVNILNPVPGTALEEQPPLPPLEIFRTLAIFRLLLPAKTIRYAGGREKALGDLVPLGLLAGVNGMLIGNYLTTAGRGAERDIAAARGLGLRPLSSLDAC